A part of Rhipicephalus microplus isolate Deutch F79 chromosome 8, USDA_Rmic, whole genome shotgun sequence genomic DNA contains:
- the LOC119182197 gene encoding uncharacterized protein LOC119182197 isoform X3, with protein sequence MSSTQVIKDTVVQPWPVAKFFLYFYAADDTMKGTRRDDLFNYVNSSLIYSAFGYHLPKPEWLFAYCDDECAVLKVLSKDPVETDSVKCELWVSMKISEKPHIHKWNEDHPCVRYFSTACYTQYSTEVYDPALCGE encoded by the exons ATGAGCTCTACACAAGTAATCAAAGACACTGTAGTACAGCCCTG GCCTGTGGCAAaatttttcttatatttttacGCCGCGGATGATACAATGAAAGGCACCCGAAGAGACGATCTATTCAACTATGTGAATTCAAGCCTCATATACA gtGCGTTTGGTTATCACCTTCCGAAACCCGAATGGCTTTTCGCATATTGCGATGATGAATGCGCGGTTCTGAAAGTTTTGTCCAAGGACCCTGTTGAAACTG ATTCTGTGAAATGTGAGCTGTGGGTGAGCATGAAAATCAGCGAGAAGCCGCACATTCACAAGTGGAACGAGGATCATCCATGTGTAAGGTACTTTTCTACGGCTTGCTATACACAATATTCAACTGAAGTCTACGATCCAGCGTTGTGTGGAGAATAA